A single region of the Marmota flaviventris isolate mMarFla1 chromosome 10, mMarFla1.hap1, whole genome shotgun sequence genome encodes:
- the Diras3 gene encoding GTP-binding protein Di-Ras3 — MGNSCFGFKERVLQRLQLLPALLIIRIFLPHRKVKDFRVVVVGSAGVGKSTLVQRWVRGTFRDSYLPTIEDTYRQLVGGQRRMGVLQITDATGGQRYPGLKRMAIARGHAFILVYSVTRKETLEELKPFYELIREIKGSNLHKFPIVLVGNRNDESPRELALADGAACAQEWNCAFMETSAKEDINVQELFRMLLYHNNKPTTCLEKKSRMTRAIEKMLDKYMVM, encoded by the coding sequence ATGGGCAATTCCTGCTTTGGCTTCAAGGAACGTGTGCTGCAGCGCCTGCAGCTTCTGCCTGCCCTGCTGATAATTCGCATCTTTCTGCCACACCGAAAGGTCAAAGATTTCCGTGTGGTGGTAGTCGGCTCCGCTGGAGTGGGCAAGAGCACCTTGGTACAGAGGTGGGTGCGCGGCACCTTTCGCGATTCATATTTGCCGACGATTGAAGATACCTATCGCCAGCTAGTGGGCGGCCAGCGCCGCATGGGCGTGCTGCAAATCACCGATGCCACCGGCGGCCAGCGCTATCCTGGTCTGAAGCGCATGGCCATTGCCAGGGGCCATGCCTTTATCTTGGTCTACTCAGTCACCAGGAAGGAAACCCTCGAGGAGTTGAAGCCCTTCTATGAGCTGATCCGCGAGATCAAAGGAAGCAACCTGCATAAGTTCCCTATTGTGCTGGTGGGCAACAGAAATGATGAAAGCCCCAGAGAGCTGGCCCTGGCGGATGGTGCTGCCTGCGCGCAGGAGTGGAATTGCGCCTTCATGGAGACCTCGGCCAAGGAAGACATCAACGTCCAAGAGCTGTTCCGCATGCTTCTGTACCACAACAACAAGCCCACTACCTGCCTGGAGAAGAAATCCCGAATGACCCGGGCCATCGAGAAGATGCTTGACAAGTACATGGTCATGTGA